The following are encoded together in the Ooceraea biroi isolate clonal line C1 chromosome 2, Obir_v5.4, whole genome shotgun sequence genome:
- the LOC113563591 gene encoding protein ANTAGONIST OF LIKE HETEROCHROMATIN PROTEIN 1-like, whose protein sequence is METCKIITENLLNEMLPKPTEEKHIANDFYTIWNFPNCLGAIDGKHITIQAPPNSGSLYFNYKKMFSIVLLALVDAKYNFIAVDVGAHGKNSDGGIFANSNLGRALQQDSLFVPGNAALPGTHTLVPHVIVGDEAFPLKTYLMRSYPGQGLDVSKRIFNYRLSRARRIIENAFGILSQKFRIYNRRIQAKPEHVDYIILTTCILHNFIRKFDNDANEYMYEGVSVNANGTLENLPMQGGNATKDAFRIRNLLKDYFNSEVGSVPWQEYIV, encoded by the coding sequence ATGGAGACTTGCAAAATAATAACGGAAAATCTCTTAAATGAAATGCTACCGAAACCTACAGAAGAGAAACACATTGCTAATGATTTTTACACAATTTGGAACTTTCCTAACTGTTTGGGGGCTATAGATGGTAAACATATTACCATCCAAGCTCCCCCAAATAGTGGGTCgctatattttaattataagaagATGTTCTCTATTGTCTTGTTGGCGCTTGTTGACGCTAAGTATAACTTTATAGCTGTCGATGTAGGTGCACATGGCAAGAACAGTGATGGTggaatttttgcaaattcaAATCTCGGTAGAGCACTTCAACAAGACAGTTTGTTTGTACCAGGAAATGCTGCATTGCCAGGCACACATACTTTAGTTCCACACGTAATTGTAGGTGATGAAGCATTTCCTTTGAAAACTTATTTGATGCGATCCTACCCGGGACAAGGATTAGATGTTTCTAaacgaatatttaattatcgtttAAGTCGTGCTAGGAGAATTATTGAAAACGCGTTCGGCATTTTGTCACaaaaatttagaatatataatagacGAATTCAGGCCAAACCAGAGCAtgtagattatattatattgacaACTTGTATTCTACAtaattttatcagaaaattCGATAATGATGCAAATGAATATATGTACGAAGGAGTAAGTGTCAATGCGAATGGAACTCTTGAAAATCTACCTATGCAGGGTGGAAACGCAACAAAAGATGCCTTTCGGatacgaaatttattaaaagattattttaattcagaAGTTGGATCTGTACCGTGGCAAGAATAcatagtttaa